From Skermanella sp. TT6, a single genomic window includes:
- a CDS encoding glycosyl hydrolase family 28-related protein has protein sequence MTGHIKIGAVPPRRHYIADGTQRAFAYPFPIFASEDLEVHLDAALQTGGFTVTGSGATSGGTVTFDAPPAEGVQVTLLRRLPYERVTDFLESGALPARSLNDEFDYLTACVQQLADDALLTLRYAATDLPASSLLPGRAARANRLLAFDGGGNPTVTPAVDADALSSYVAPGAGAVRRSIRDKLADVASVRDFGAVGDGIADDTLAIQAALTAATSVFVPPGIYRVTGTLPVGYGQTLHGSGAGSILRAGGEGFPVVLLPDSYAALHHLRIEQGSVGIKLTGRDGPCVQNAVHDVTVWDTQTGIVLDGGDSPDRPCYWNNFARVLVVRHLLHGVHLVRTGEGDTPNANKFHCVRVYSLAVPSTGSGFYVQHGRYNNAFVDCEANLSTTAHSCFRIGPDTDKNLLVNLYTESVGGVPNVYLEAGSKETSITNLFSASGGPAIWDQSGGEFTAYNAGYPAKNRFKKSQVTDLTVEAMRYETRFVDPAAGGLVLPDMTRSVHLVSAFNGAVEFRLPAPLDAEGRSLTVKKMDVSGNAVTVTDATGSGPDGRPFPLGSRYDFVTVVSNGAAWWITAAHAVPGNAGFFEGGSLFEPDLARSFYLVSAFGGPTEVRLPAPSSTLAVGRTVTIKKSDVGGHAVTVTQAGGGGPDGEAIVLVERGHAVTAMSNGAAWHILARNP, from the coding sequence ATGACAGGACACATCAAGATCGGCGCGGTCCCCCCGCGCCGGCACTATATCGCCGACGGGACCCAGCGGGCCTTCGCCTATCCGTTCCCGATCTTCGCGTCGGAGGACCTGGAGGTCCATCTCGACGCCGCCCTCCAGACCGGCGGCTTCACGGTGACCGGAAGCGGCGCCACGTCGGGCGGCACCGTCACCTTCGACGCGCCGCCGGCCGAGGGCGTCCAGGTCACGCTGCTGCGCCGGCTGCCCTACGAGCGGGTGACCGACTTCCTGGAGAGCGGCGCGCTGCCGGCCCGGTCGCTCAACGACGAGTTCGACTACCTGACGGCCTGCGTCCAGCAGCTCGCCGACGACGCGCTGCTGACGCTGCGCTATGCCGCGACCGACCTGCCGGCCTCGTCGCTGCTGCCCGGACGGGCGGCGCGGGCGAACCGGCTGCTGGCGTTCGACGGCGGCGGCAACCCGACGGTGACGCCGGCGGTGGACGCCGACGCGCTGAGCAGCTACGTGGCGCCGGGAGCCGGCGCGGTGCGGCGCTCGATCCGCGACAAGCTGGCCGACGTGGCGTCGGTGCGCGACTTCGGCGCCGTGGGCGACGGCATCGCCGACGACACCCTGGCGATCCAGGCCGCGCTGACCGCGGCCACGTCCGTCTTCGTGCCGCCGGGCATCTACCGGGTGACCGGGACGCTGCCGGTGGGATACGGGCAGACGCTGCACGGGTCGGGCGCCGGCTCGATCCTGCGCGCCGGCGGAGAGGGCTTTCCGGTCGTGCTGCTGCCCGACAGCTACGCCGCGCTCCACCATCTGCGGATCGAGCAGGGCAGCGTCGGCATCAAGCTGACGGGGCGCGACGGGCCGTGCGTCCAGAACGCGGTGCATGACGTGACGGTATGGGATACGCAGACCGGCATCGTGCTGGACGGCGGCGACAGCCCGGACCGGCCCTGCTACTGGAACAATTTCGCGCGGGTGCTGGTGGTCCGCCATCTCCTGCACGGCGTCCACCTTGTCCGCACGGGGGAGGGCGACACGCCGAACGCCAACAAGTTCCACTGCGTCCGCGTCTATTCGCTGGCGGTGCCCAGCACCGGGTCGGGCTTCTATGTCCAGCACGGCCGCTACAACAACGCCTTCGTCGATTGCGAGGCGAACCTGTCGACCACGGCCCATTCCTGCTTCCGGATCGGGCCGGACACCGACAAGAACCTGCTGGTCAACCTCTATACCGAGTCGGTCGGCGGCGTCCCCAACGTGTACCTGGAGGCGGGCTCGAAGGAGACCTCGATCACCAACCTGTTCTCGGCGAGCGGCGGGCCGGCGATCTGGGACCAGTCGGGCGGCGAGTTCACGGCCTACAACGCGGGATATCCCGCCAAGAACCGGTTCAAGAAGAGCCAGGTCACCGACCTGACGGTGGAGGCCATGCGGTACGAGACCCGCTTCGTCGACCCGGCCGCGGGCGGGCTGGTGCTGCCCGACATGACGCGCTCGGTCCACCTGGTCAGCGCCTTCAACGGCGCCGTCGAGTTCCGCCTGCCGGCGCCCCTGGATGCCGAGGGACGGTCGCTGACGGTCAAGAAGATGGACGTGAGCGGCAATGCCGTGACGGTCACCGACGCCACCGGATCGGGGCCGGACGGCAGGCCGTTCCCGCTCGGCAGCCGGTACGACTTCGTCACCGTCGTCTCCAACGGAGCGGCCTGGTGGATCACGGCGGCCCACGCGGTGCCGGGCAACGCCGGCTTCTTCGAGGGCGGCAGCCTGTTCGAGCCGGACCTGGCGCGCAGCTTCTACCTGGTCAGCGCCTTTGGCGGTCCGACCGAGGTCCGGCTGCCGGCCCCGTCCTCCACCCTGGCGGTGGGGCGCACCGTGACGATCAAGAAATCCGACGTCGGCGGCCATGCCGTGACGGTCACCCAGGCCGGCGGCGGCGGACCCGACGGCGAGGCCATCGTCCTCGTCGAGAGGGGACATGCGGTGACCGCGATGTCCAACGGCGCCGCCTGGCACATCCTGGCGCGCAACCCATGA